From a region of the Verrucomicrobiia bacterium genome:
- a CDS encoding Ku protein — protein MRAIWKGSISFSLINIPIALYPATRKEELKFRLLRASDLSPVNYKRVAEADGVEVPWDQIVKGYEYEKGKFVVLKDEDFKRADVEATQSVDIIDFVDLDDINPIFFDKPYYLEPEKRGEKAYALLREALKQSGKVGIAKVVIKTRQHLAAVKPQKQVLALELMHFAEEIVDASELKIPEAPDVGTRELAMAKDLVDKMSVKWDPSKYTDDYRHRILDVIHEKVESGGKEAAPRGTPKKATNVVDLVSVLQESLEQASRSSGGHSKRKTTSHKRKISRAA, from the coding sequence ATGCGTGCCATCTGGAAAGGCTCAATCAGCTTCAGCCTCATCAATATTCCCATCGCCCTTTACCCCGCGACGCGGAAGGAGGAACTGAAGTTTCGTTTGCTGCGTGCGAGCGATCTCAGCCCCGTAAATTACAAACGAGTGGCCGAAGCGGATGGTGTTGAAGTGCCGTGGGACCAGATCGTCAAGGGCTACGAATATGAGAAGGGCAAATTCGTGGTGCTGAAGGACGAGGATTTCAAGCGCGCTGACGTGGAGGCCACACAAAGCGTCGACATCATAGACTTCGTGGATCTCGACGACATCAACCCCATTTTTTTCGACAAACCGTATTATCTCGAACCCGAAAAGCGGGGCGAAAAAGCATATGCATTGCTGCGCGAAGCTTTGAAGCAGAGCGGCAAGGTGGGCATTGCGAAAGTGGTCATCAAGACACGACAACACCTCGCTGCAGTCAAACCGCAGAAACAAGTGCTTGCGCTCGAGCTCATGCATTTTGCGGAGGAAATCGTGGACGCGTCCGAGCTCAAGATCCCTGAGGCTCCGGATGTAGGTACGCGCGAACTCGCAATGGCTAAAGATCTGGTCGATAAAATGAGCGTCAAATGGGATCCATCGAAGTACACCGATGATTATCGGCATCGCATCCTCGATGTGATTCACGAGAAGGTGGAAAGCGGCGGGAAGGAAGCCGCACCCCGAGGAACGCCGAAGAAAGCCACCAACGTCGTGGATCTTGTATCGGTCTTGCAGGAAAGCCTTGAGCAGGCATCCCGTTCATCGGGCGGCCATTCAAAGCGCAAGACGACATCGCACAAGCGAAAGATAAGCCGGGCGGCTTAG
- a CDS encoding VWA domain-containing protein: protein MSFASPQFLWLLAVIPALLILFFWWSARARRELMVQFIHARLLPNLLSGLSPGREKLRSGLFIAGIGFLLLALAGPRFGYDLEEVRQRGLDIVVAIDTSKSMLAEDVAPNRLARAKYAALDLMQHAQSDRLGLVAFAGSAFLQCPLTIDDSAFRQSVDLLDVNTLPQGGTALAEAIETALSAFKEGENHKVLVLFSDGEDHDSDAVKAAEQAAREGLRIFTVGFGSAEGELLRVKLPTGQTDYVRDAAGNVVKSRLNEGLLQEVAKAGSGFYLPMRGAKVIETLYQNGLAPLPKSESQERWVRQPRQRYHWPLAIGLFLLVMEMCIPERRPAARRSGKQVLPAAAAMLAAAALACVPVHASPSAGFRDYEAGKFGEALKQFEEALGRKPDDMRLRFNAGAAAYRQQLFQQASNHFNNVLAAPDLGLQQRAYYNLGNTLYQMGSEEADPQRKMARWQEALERYESALRLNQDDADAKFNLEFVRAELEKLKQEQQQQQQDSPPPAPSEAAKKAKAEADQAVRRREYARALQIMESQLKNDPTTAAYSDYIQRLKEVTGVQTVPRP, encoded by the coding sequence ATGAGTTTCGCAAGTCCCCAATTCCTTTGGCTGCTCGCGGTGATTCCTGCGCTGTTGATCCTGTTTTTCTGGTGGTCGGCGCGGGCGAGGCGCGAGCTCATGGTGCAGTTCATCCATGCACGATTGCTGCCAAATCTGCTGTCGGGATTGTCGCCCGGGCGGGAGAAGCTGCGGTCCGGATTATTCATCGCCGGAATCGGCTTCCTGTTGCTCGCGCTCGCTGGGCCGCGCTTCGGATATGATCTCGAGGAAGTCCGGCAACGCGGGCTGGACATCGTGGTTGCCATCGACACATCCAAAAGCATGCTGGCCGAAGACGTGGCCCCGAACCGTCTTGCCCGCGCAAAATACGCCGCGCTCGATTTGATGCAGCACGCGCAATCCGATCGGCTGGGGTTGGTGGCATTTGCAGGCAGCGCCTTTTTGCAGTGTCCGCTGACCATTGACGATTCCGCATTTCGACAGAGCGTGGATCTGCTGGATGTGAATACGCTGCCGCAGGGAGGAACAGCACTGGCGGAAGCCATCGAGACCGCGCTCAGCGCATTCAAAGAAGGCGAAAACCACAAGGTGCTCGTGCTGTTTTCGGACGGTGAGGATCACGATTCGGACGCGGTGAAGGCGGCAGAGCAGGCGGCGAGGGAGGGATTGCGCATTTTTACGGTGGGATTTGGATCGGCAGAAGGGGAACTGCTGCGCGTCAAGCTGCCCACGGGTCAGACCGACTATGTTCGGGATGCTGCGGGGAATGTCGTCAAGTCGCGGTTGAATGAGGGCTTGCTCCAGGAGGTGGCAAAAGCCGGCAGCGGGTTTTACCTTCCAATGCGGGGCGCGAAAGTGATCGAAACGTTGTATCAGAACGGCCTGGCTCCGCTTCCCAAATCGGAATCGCAGGAAAGGTGGGTGCGGCAGCCGCGCCAGAGATATCACTGGCCGCTCGCGATCGGATTGTTCCTGCTTGTCATGGAAATGTGCATTCCTGAGAGGCGGCCTGCCGCGCGCCGTTCCGGCAAGCAGGTGCTGCCTGCTGCGGCCGCAATGCTGGCGGCGGCAGCGCTTGCGTGCGTCCCCGTTCATGCCTCGCCTTCCGCGGGGTTTCGGGATTACGAAGCGGGAAAATTTGGGGAAGCACTAAAGCAGTTCGAGGAGGCGCTGGGGCGGAAGCCGGACGATATGCGGTTGCGGTTCAATGCAGGCGCCGCAGCCTATCGCCAGCAATTATTTCAGCAGGCGAGCAACCACTTCAATAACGTGCTCGCCGCCCCGGATTTGGGATTGCAACAGCGGGCTTATTATAACCTGGGCAACACGCTGTACCAGATGGGTTCGGAGGAAGCGGATCCGCAGAGGAAAATGGCTCGATGGCAGGAAGCGCTGGAACGTTACGAAAGCGCGCTGCGATTGAACCAGGACGACGCGGACGCAAAGTTCAACCTGGAGTTTGTTCGCGCCGAGCTGGAGAAGCTCAAGCAGGAGCAGCAACAGCAACAGCAGGATTCCCCGCCACCAGCCCCGAGCGAGGCTGCGAAAAAAGCGAAGGCCGAGGCGGATCAGGCGGTGCGCCGCCGTGAATACGCGCGAGCGCTCCAGATCATGGAATCGCAATTGAAAAACGATCCGACCACCGCTGCGTATTCAGATTACATTCAACGATTGAAAGAGGTGACTGGTGTCCAGACTGTTCCTCGCCCTTAG
- a CDS encoding beta-ketoacyl-ACP synthase III, producing MSSSTTQIFKNPRAKHNFQGRTCSIASVGSYVPARVLTNADLEKMVETSDEWITSRTGIKERHIAAENEFTSDLGAEAARRAMAKANITADQIDLIIVATITPDMPFPSTACLVQHKLGAKRAAAFDLEAACSGFIYALEIGQQFIMSRTYDTVLVIGAEKLSAITDWTDRNTCVLFGDGAGAAILQSRPSSHGLLTAVMGADGEKSDLLFMPAGGSCCPASMETITKRQHYLRMEGKETFKNAVQAMQTAATEALRRCELDITRIKCIIPHQANRRIIDAVGERLGATPEQLFVNLDKYGNTSAASVAIALDEAVESGRIQRGDLILLVVFGAGLTWGAAVIEW from the coding sequence ATGAGTTCCTCGACTACTCAGATATTCAAGAATCCACGCGCGAAGCATAACTTCCAGGGCCGCACCTGCTCCATCGCGAGCGTCGGCTCATACGTTCCTGCCCGGGTCCTCACCAATGCAGATCTGGAAAAAATGGTCGAGACCTCGGACGAATGGATCACCAGCCGCACTGGAATCAAGGAGCGTCACATCGCCGCCGAGAACGAATTCACATCGGATCTCGGTGCAGAGGCAGCGCGACGCGCCATGGCAAAGGCGAATATCACCGCGGATCAGATCGACCTGATCATCGTGGCGACGATTACTCCTGACATGCCATTTCCTTCCACAGCGTGTCTGGTCCAGCACAAATTGGGGGCCAAACGCGCCGCAGCGTTCGATCTGGAAGCTGCATGTTCCGGCTTCATCTACGCGCTGGAAATCGGCCAGCAGTTCATCATGTCGCGGACGTACGACACTGTTCTGGTGATTGGCGCCGAGAAACTCTCCGCCATCACGGATTGGACGGATCGCAACACGTGCGTGCTCTTTGGCGACGGCGCAGGCGCCGCGATTCTCCAGAGCCGCCCGAGCTCCCATGGCCTGCTGACCGCGGTGATGGGCGCTGATGGCGAGAAGTCAGACCTCCTGTTCATGCCGGCTGGCGGCAGCTGCTGCCCGGCCTCGATGGAAACCATCACCAAGCGGCAGCACTACCTGCGGATGGAAGGGAAGGAAACGTTTAAGAATGCGGTGCAGGCGATGCAAACAGCCGCCACGGAAGCATTGCGGCGATGCGAACTCGATATCACCCGGATCAAGTGCATCATTCCGCATCAGGCGAATCGGAGAATTATCGATGCGGTGGGCGAACGCCTCGGCGCCACCCCTGAGCAACTTTTTGTGAATCTGGATAAGTACGGAAACACTTCGGCCGCGTCGGTGGCGATTGCGTTGGATGAAGCAGTGGAATCGGGCCGAATTCAACGAGGGGATTTGATTTTGCTTGTCGTGTTCGGTGCGGGGCTGACATGGGGCGCAGCGGTAATTGAGTGGTAA
- a CDS encoding DUF554 family protein, whose amino-acid sequence MVGTWINVAGILIGALMGVVWKQNLAPGTQMFIKTLLGALLLFSGLRLGWVGLTSGGTFVSLLKQLALVFVALALGKWVGRLMRLQKTSNRLGQFARRKMESASPSNPNRFSDGFFVCALLFCAAPLGSVGALTDGLDGFWLPLAIKGVMDGLGAVSFAAMFGVGVLFSSVPVLVFQGSITLVAARWLLPWLESRGVADPLHTTAGFLVICISLLVFEMRRIEVTDYLPALVLAPLFAWWLG is encoded by the coding sequence GTGGTTGGAACCTGGATCAACGTTGCTGGCATACTGATTGGCGCCCTGATGGGCGTGGTGTGGAAGCAGAATCTTGCTCCTGGGACCCAGATGTTCATCAAAACGCTGCTCGGCGCCCTGCTTCTCTTTAGCGGTTTGCGGCTGGGCTGGGTTGGACTCACTTCGGGCGGCACGTTCGTTTCTCTCCTCAAGCAGTTGGCGCTGGTTTTCGTCGCCCTCGCCCTCGGAAAATGGGTCGGACGGCTCATGCGATTGCAGAAGACGTCAAATCGTCTCGGACAGTTTGCCCGCAGGAAAATGGAGTCGGCCTCGCCCTCTAATCCAAACCGGTTCAGCGACGGATTCTTCGTCTGCGCGCTGCTCTTCTGCGCTGCGCCCCTGGGAAGCGTCGGGGCGCTGACCGACGGGCTTGATGGCTTTTGGCTCCCGCTGGCGATCAAAGGCGTGATGGATGGACTCGGCGCCGTCAGTTTCGCTGCAATGTTTGGGGTGGGGGTCCTGTTTTCTTCTGTTCCTGTTCTCGTATTCCAGGGCTCGATCACGCTTGTCGCTGCCCGCTGGCTGTTGCCGTGGCTGGAAAGCCGCGGCGTGGCTGACCCGCTTCACACGACTGCCGGATTCCTGGTGATTTGCATTTCCCTGCTGGTGTTCGAAATGCGTCGAATTGAAGTCACAGATTACCTCCCTGCGCTCGTTCTTGCGCCGTTGTTCGCGTGGTGGCTTGGGTGA
- the ligD gene encoding non-homologous end-joining DNA ligase: MGLKEYKAKRNFRQTSEPEGAGHPSAARDDFFVIQKHDATRLHYDFRLAMAGVLKSWAVPKGFPAAKGERHLAVEVEDHPLDYARFEGTIPKGNYGAGTVMVWDIGTYEVLGGDPRGAVKNGKLHFILKGKKLKGEWALVRMKPRPGEDKPQWLLFKADKDARPISARAEDQSVLTRRSLQQIAIDNDAQWQSNRIAERAQKSAAQLPTNGNGAAVRTAARAPRKASSPAARADLKTPRLPARPVEFAEPMKALMSERLPKGEQWIYELKFDGVRGLALKRNDSVRLISRNEKDLTSKYPEISAALRTLPAREAILDGEVVALDETGKSSFQLLQAANMPGEPRPPIFYYVFDVLQLDGKDLTALPLLKRKAMVETLLADAPDTLRFSAGIPAQSERVLNEMKARGLEGLIAKQRDSKYEIGRRSGAWVKFKWTNEQEFVIGGYTEPQGSRSHFGALLIGYYAGNKLQFCSKVGTGFNEKLLKSMFERFQELKHSDCPFANLPEKKVSSRWGRPFTAAEMRRCTWVEPKLVCQVRFAEWTRDGHLRQPAFVGLREDKNPRDVVREKGG, from the coding sequence ATGGGCCTCAAAGAATACAAAGCGAAGCGGAACTTCCGGCAGACTTCCGAACCTGAAGGCGCCGGCCATCCCAGCGCGGCGCGGGACGATTTCTTCGTCATCCAAAAGCATGACGCCACGCGTTTGCACTACGATTTTCGCCTGGCCATGGCAGGTGTTTTGAAATCGTGGGCTGTGCCAAAGGGATTTCCGGCTGCAAAAGGAGAGCGTCACCTGGCAGTGGAAGTGGAGGATCATCCGCTGGACTACGCCCGGTTTGAAGGAACGATTCCCAAAGGCAATTACGGTGCCGGGACGGTGATGGTTTGGGATATTGGCACTTATGAAGTTCTTGGTGGGGATCCCCGGGGCGCCGTCAAGAACGGGAAACTGCACTTCATTCTAAAAGGCAAAAAGTTGAAGGGCGAATGGGCGCTGGTTCGAATGAAACCGCGGCCCGGCGAAGACAAGCCTCAATGGCTGCTGTTCAAGGCGGACAAGGATGCGCGGCCGATCTCGGCGCGGGCTGAAGACCAATCTGTTCTCACCAGGAGGTCTCTGCAGCAAATCGCGATCGACAACGACGCCCAATGGCAAAGCAATCGCATCGCGGAACGCGCGCAGAAGAGTGCCGCGCAGTTACCAACCAATGGGAACGGCGCCGCTGTCCGCACGGCTGCTCGTGCCCCCCGAAAAGCCAGCTCCCCGGCAGCACGCGCCGATTTGAAAACTCCGCGTTTGCCGGCGCGCCCGGTGGAATTTGCGGAACCAATGAAGGCATTGATGTCGGAGCGCCTGCCGAAGGGGGAACAATGGATTTACGAACTGAAGTTCGACGGCGTTCGGGGCCTCGCCCTCAAACGAAATGACAGCGTGCGCCTCATTTCCCGCAACGAAAAGGATCTCACATCGAAGTATCCGGAAATCAGCGCGGCGTTGCGCACGCTCCCCGCGCGCGAGGCCATCCTTGATGGAGAAGTCGTGGCTTTGGACGAGACCGGAAAGTCGTCGTTCCAGTTGCTGCAGGCCGCGAACATGCCGGGAGAGCCCCGGCCTCCAATCTTCTACTACGTCTTTGATGTCCTGCAGCTGGACGGCAAGGATCTCACCGCGCTTCCGTTGCTGAAACGCAAGGCGATGGTGGAGACATTGTTGGCGGACGCGCCGGACACACTGCGGTTTTCGGCAGGCATCCCCGCGCAATCGGAGCGCGTGCTGAACGAGATGAAAGCAAGGGGACTGGAGGGGCTGATCGCGAAGCAGCGCGATTCGAAATATGAGATCGGCCGGCGCAGCGGCGCCTGGGTGAAGTTCAAATGGACGAACGAGCAGGAGTTTGTGATCGGCGGCTATACGGAGCCACAAGGAAGCCGCAGTCATTTTGGCGCGTTGCTGATCGGATACTACGCGGGGAACAAGCTGCAGTTCTGCTCCAAAGTGGGAACGGGATTCAACGAGAAACTGTTGAAATCAATGTTTGAGCGATTCCAGGAATTGAAGCACTCAGATTGCCCGTTTGCGAATCTGCCCGAAAAGAAGGTTTCAAGCCGATGGGGGCGGCCCTTCACGGCGGCTGAGATGCGGCGCTGCACGTGGGTGGAGCCGAAACTGGTTTGCCAGGTGCGATTCGCAGAATGGACGCGTGATGGGCATCTGCGTCAGCCTGCATTTGTTGGGTTGCGCGAAGACAAGAACCCTCGCGATGTTGTGCGGGAAAAGGGGGGCTGA
- a CDS encoding PilT/PilU family type 4a pilus ATPase codes for MKTAVSGGASDIHIKVGTPVIFRINRQLVAIECPHPSEDWMNNIVKQITPSHLTRKLEAEREVDFSYYIPGVGRFRTNLFQQRGQWCFAMRFVKTSVPSFEELGLLPIVKNIAESPRGIVLVAGSTGSGKSTTLAAMIEHVNANSKKHIITLEDPIEFVFEDNQSVVEQREVGLDTLSFHHALKHVLRQDPDIIMIGEMRDAVSFTAAMSAADTGHLVFSTLHTTNAAQSVSRILDFFKAEEREQVRRQLCGCLQAVVCQRMVGTVSGTMTPALEILINTPTVKKLIEENRLDKLPAAIETGTEDGMLNFNQALFQLVKEGKVAQKEALAKATNPQALEMNFKGIFLDEGRRILG; via the coding sequence TTGAAGACCGCCGTAAGTGGCGGCGCCTCTGATATTCACATCAAGGTCGGCACTCCCGTTATCTTCCGCATCAATCGCCAGCTCGTCGCGATCGAGTGCCCCCATCCCTCCGAGGATTGGATGAATAATATCGTGAAGCAAATCACGCCGTCGCACCTGACGCGGAAACTCGAAGCGGAGCGCGAAGTCGATTTTTCGTATTACATTCCCGGAGTTGGACGTTTTCGAACCAACCTTTTCCAGCAGCGCGGCCAGTGGTGCTTCGCAATGCGCTTCGTAAAAACCAGCGTTCCAAGCTTCGAAGAACTCGGGCTGCTGCCCATCGTCAAAAACATTGCCGAATCGCCGCGCGGCATCGTCCTCGTGGCAGGCTCCACAGGTTCCGGAAAATCAACGACGCTCGCGGCGATGATTGAGCACGTCAATGCGAATTCCAAAAAGCACATCATCACGCTTGAGGATCCCATTGAATTTGTATTCGAGGACAACCAATCGGTGGTTGAACAGCGCGAAGTCGGCCTGGATACCCTTTCCTTTCATCACGCATTGAAACACGTGCTGCGCCAGGATCCTGACATCATCATGATTGGCGAAATGCGCGATGCCGTGAGTTTCACGGCCGCCATGAGCGCCGCAGACACAGGCCATCTCGTCTTTTCCACGCTGCATACCACAAACGCTGCCCAATCCGTGAGCCGCATTCTCGATTTCTTCAAGGCCGAGGAACGGGAACAGGTTCGCCGCCAACTGTGCGGCTGTCTTCAGGCGGTGGTCTGCCAGCGCATGGTGGGCACAGTGAGCGGCACGATGACCCCCGCACTGGAAATCCTGATCAATACGCCCACGGTGAAGAAACTCATCGAGGAAAATCGGCTGGACAAGCTCCCGGCGGCGATCGAAACCGGCACTGAAGACGGCATGCTGAATTTCAATCAGGCGCTGTTTCAACTGGTAAAGGAAGGCAAAGTTGCGCAGAAGGAAGCTCTCGCCAAGGCCACAAACCCGCAGGCGCTGGAGATGAATTTCAAGGGAATCTTCCTCGACGAAGGCCGGCGCATATTGGGTTGA
- the ligD gene encoding non-homologous end-joining DNA ligase: protein MGAIRAPKQPAVKGSAKPAELKQVLEVQGRKVPVSRLEKVFYPATGFTKGDVIDFYIRISSVLLPHLKNRPLTLKRYPDGVEGGFFYEKRCPPYRPDWVQTAPVWSDKNDSEIHFCLANDLPSIIWAANLGDLELHTFLAKAKQIDRPTMLVFDLDPGPPANIVQCCEVGLLVKERFDRMGLESFAKTSGSKGLQVYVPLNTAVSYDTTKTFAHNLAQELESQRPELIVSRMEKRLRTGKILVDWSQNDRHKTTVCVYSLRAKEHPTVSTPVTWEEVRSALKKKDPDKLRFTSDEVLRRVEKHGDLFEPVLKLKQKLKG, encoded by the coding sequence ATGGGAGCCATCCGCGCGCCGAAACAACCAGCTGTCAAGGGATCTGCTAAGCCGGCTGAGCTGAAACAGGTGCTCGAGGTTCAGGGACGGAAGGTGCCCGTCTCGAGGCTCGAGAAAGTTTTCTATCCTGCCACTGGATTCACCAAGGGCGATGTCATCGATTTCTACATCCGCATCTCATCGGTTCTCCTGCCGCATTTGAAGAATCGGCCGTTGACGCTGAAACGGTATCCTGACGGAGTTGAAGGCGGTTTTTTCTACGAGAAGCGGTGCCCGCCGTACCGGCCTGATTGGGTGCAAACCGCGCCCGTCTGGAGCGACAAGAACGACTCCGAAATCCATTTCTGTCTTGCCAACGATCTTCCGTCGATCATCTGGGCCGCGAACCTTGGAGACCTCGAATTGCACACGTTTCTCGCCAAGGCCAAGCAGATTGATCGGCCTACCATGCTCGTGTTTGATCTTGATCCTGGTCCGCCCGCAAACATCGTCCAGTGTTGCGAGGTCGGTCTCCTCGTGAAGGAACGGTTCGATCGCATGGGCCTGGAATCGTTCGCTAAAACATCCGGATCCAAGGGTCTGCAGGTCTATGTCCCCCTCAACACTGCGGTTTCATACGACACGACCAAAACCTTTGCGCACAACCTGGCGCAGGAGTTGGAATCGCAACGGCCTGAGCTGATTGTGTCGCGCATGGAAAAGCGGCTGAGGACGGGCAAGATCCTCGTGGATTGGAGCCAGAACGACCGCCATAAGACCACGGTGTGCGTTTATTCCCTGCGCGCAAAGGAACATCCGACCGTGTCGACCCCCGTCACATGGGAGGAAGTCAGGAGCGCGTTGAAGAAGAAAGATCCTGACAAATTGCGATTCACGTCCGATGAAGTCCTTCGCCGGGTCGAAAAGCACGGTGACCTGTTCGAGCCGGTTTTGAAGCTGAAGCAAAAGTTAAAGGGATAA
- a CDS encoding VWA domain-containing protein: MNLTFGYPWLLLLLLALPFLAWLKSRSGQPPAFVYSSVQLVRAVLNVRRSRSGRFLSALRWISLALLIFALAQPRFSHSETRVSASGIDIAVAMDLSGSMAAEDFQLNGQRVNRLHMAKHVLERFIQKRENDRIGIIAFGTQAYIASPLTLDHDFLLRNLERLELGAVEGNQTAIGSGLGTAVNRLRELKSKSKIVILMTDGVNNAGKIAPLTAAEAAQALGIKVYTIGVGMRGHAPMPTQDMFGRRVYQMVPVDIDEDTLQKIAGMTDGKYYRADNTERFEAIYEEIDKLEKTEAEVKKYAHHRELFAMIISAALGLLLIETVLKHTLLRRLP, encoded by the coding sequence ATGAATCTGACGTTTGGATATCCCTGGCTTTTGTTGCTGCTGCTCGCGCTTCCTTTCCTCGCGTGGCTCAAAAGTCGCAGCGGGCAGCCACCTGCCTTCGTCTATTCTTCGGTCCAATTGGTTCGCGCGGTCCTCAATGTCCGCCGCTCGCGTTCCGGGCGGTTTCTATCGGCGCTCCGCTGGATATCGCTGGCTTTGCTGATCTTCGCACTCGCGCAGCCGCGGTTCAGCCATAGCGAGACGCGTGTCAGTGCCAGCGGCATTGACATTGCAGTCGCGATGGACCTTTCGGGGAGCATGGCTGCCGAGGATTTCCAGTTGAACGGGCAGCGCGTTAATCGTCTGCACATGGCCAAACACGTGCTCGAACGCTTCATCCAAAAACGTGAAAATGACCGCATCGGCATTATCGCGTTTGGCACGCAGGCCTACATTGCTTCACCACTCACCCTGGACCACGATTTCCTTCTCAGGAACCTGGAGCGGCTGGAACTCGGCGCTGTTGAAGGGAACCAGACGGCAATTGGATCGGGACTTGGCACGGCTGTGAATCGATTGCGGGAACTGAAGTCGAAGAGCAAGATCGTGATCCTCATGACTGACGGCGTGAACAACGCAGGCAAGATCGCTCCGCTGACCGCGGCCGAGGCGGCACAGGCCCTCGGGATCAAGGTCTATACAATCGGCGTCGGAATGCGGGGCCACGCGCCGATGCCAACGCAGGACATGTTCGGCCGCCGCGTCTATCAGATGGTGCCTGTCGACATCGATGAAGACACGCTTCAGAAGATTGCCGGGATGACTGACGGCAAGTACTACCGCGCTGACAATACTGAACGATTTGAGGCGATTTATGAGGAGATCGACAAGCTGGAGAAGACCGAGGCGGAGGTGAAAAAGTACGCGCATCACCGTGAGCTGTTTGCGATGATCATCAGCGCTGCGCTGGGACTGCTCCTGATTGAGACGGTCCTCAAACATACGCTGCTGCGGAGGCTGCCATGA
- a CDS encoding DUF58 domain-containing protein produces the protein MIPREILKKIRQIELRTNRLVSESLAGAYHSVFKGQGMNFDEVREYQPGDEVRTIDWNVTARMNHPFVKKFVEERELTLMLVVDVSGSGLFGSRGQSKRELAAEIASVLAFSAIRNNDKVGVILFSDTVEKFIPPRKGRKHVLRVIREVLFFEPKRRGTDLNAALEFLMHVTRHKAIAVVISDFIGSPALQNRGGRMRPQLMLLESLAQASFTMLRQANRRHDLVAVQITDPYEMELPSLGRLVLEDAETGEIVEVSTGDQRKRKAFAERQARAQADVARLFRTAAIDAIQLRTDESYTMALARFFETREKRRLRA, from the coding sequence ATGATCCCGCGCGAGATTCTCAAGAAGATCCGGCAAATCGAGCTGCGCACCAATCGGCTCGTGAGTGAAAGCCTGGCAGGCGCCTATCACAGCGTCTTCAAGGGACAGGGGATGAACTTCGATGAGGTTCGCGAGTATCAGCCCGGCGACGAAGTGCGCACGATCGATTGGAACGTCACGGCGCGGATGAATCATCCGTTCGTGAAAAAGTTTGTGGAGGAACGGGAGCTGACGCTGATGCTCGTCGTCGACGTGAGTGGTTCAGGACTGTTTGGTTCGCGCGGACAATCGAAACGCGAGCTGGCCGCCGAGATTGCCTCGGTGCTCGCGTTTTCAGCCATTCGAAACAACGACAAGGTTGGCGTCATCCTGTTCAGCGACACCGTCGAGAAATTCATCCCGCCCCGTAAGGGAAGGAAGCACGTGCTCCGGGTCATTCGTGAGGTGTTGTTTTTCGAGCCAAAACGCCGCGGGACGGATCTGAATGCGGCGTTGGAGTTTCTGATGCATGTCACGCGGCACAAGGCGATCGCTGTGGTCATCTCGGACTTCATCGGGTCGCCTGCGTTGCAGAACCGCGGCGGGAGGATGCGGCCTCAATTGATGCTATTGGAGTCCCTGGCGCAGGCCTCATTCACGATGCTGCGGCAGGCGAATCGACGCCACGATCTCGTTGCGGTGCAGATCACCGATCCCTACGAGATGGAATTGCCGTCTCTTGGGAGGTTGGTCCTCGAAGATGCCGAGACCGGCGAGATCGTGGAAGTGAGCACGGGCGACCAGCGCAAGCGAAAGGCTTTTGCCGAACGCCAGGCCAGGGCGCAGGCGGACGTGGCGCGGCTGTTCCGGACGGCCGCGATCGATGCCATCCAGTTGCGCACCGATGAATCGTACACAATGGCGCTCGCGCGGTTTTTTGAAACGCGGGAGAAGCGGAGGTTGCGGGCATGA